The Primulina eburnea isolate SZY01 chromosome 12, ASM2296580v1, whole genome shotgun sequence genome includes the window TTCTCAAATGATCAATTATGTCAACAATATCCATCCCATATTCCTCTCACAAAGcaccaaaaaaaaattagaagaaagaaaacgaaaagGATAGGAAAGAAATGTAGGaaggaaaagaaaagaaaagaaaaagaaaacaaagAAAAGACTATAGGCAGTTACCATTTCGAATCAAATGAATCAATCGAAGCAAGCCTAGTTATGCTACCAGCTTCAGAAACTGACGTGGTGCCAATGCTAACATCATTTAGTTTGGCTGAACCATCTCCAACATGTGATGGGTTCCATGATGAATCTTGGTCTTCACCTCTAGTAGTCTGACCCTGCCAGAAGTAAGATGAGGACAATAAATTCGACTTTCTTCACAATGGCTTACAGATGTGAACTGAATATCTATCATATTTTTTGCATTTCCTACTTTGACGAAAAATTAAAGGAAAATATAGAAGAAAAGTCTCGTACTCTCGGCTCCAAAGCAAGTCTAGGAGGAATTCCTGTCCTcaaattcttccaatcaatccCTTTGAAAAAAGGATGCTTTTTCAGTGAAGCATAACCATTGGGTCCTGCACCAGGTCGCTTACTGGGATCTACGTCCTATATGAGACCATATAGAGGAGGCAAATTAGGCCAAAAATTTACACATCTGTTGGtgcaatttaattttaaatctaaAACTAAACCTTCTGAGATTTCTAGATCAAAATATCGAGAACCTTTACACATCTGTTGGtgcaatttaattttaaatctaaAACTAAACCTTCTGAGATTTCTAGATCAAAATATCGAGAACCACAGTCCAAATTGGAAACAACAAACCATATGCCCACAAGCAACTCATATACTTGtagaaaagaaagagagaaaaactAAAGTAAACTTAACTGATACGAAGTGAGCTAAGGGCTTACCAACAACTGATCGATAAGATCTCGCGCTTCTGCTGAAATGTAATTTGGAAATCTTATATCTCTAGCAATAATTCTTCGGAAAATGAGCCATTCACTAGCATCTTTAAAAGGAGAAGCCCCAGAAAGCATTTGGTACAGCGTGCATCCAAGTGCCCAAAGGTCATTCCTGTTTAAATTTGGGTTTTAAGAGAGAGATGTCACTTTGAAGTAGAATATAAAAGAGTATTGCTGAGAGACAATGAAGAATGGATAAATTAATGACAAAAATATTAAGTTCTCACCCAAATGTAGCCGGAGAGGGGTTTAAAACTTCAGGAGGTACATAAGCTGATGTTCCCACAAATGTACAGGCCTTATCATCTAAGCACATTTATGGAAAAAAGTCGTTATTTTTAACTGTTTTCATAAACTATGGCAACTTAATTTCTTGGAAGCATAAAGAATTTGTCGATGATTACCGGATGCTGCATTTGGAAGGACTGTGATACGGCTATCTTGCATTGGCTTTACACTACCAAAATCAGCAATCTTTATATGTCCATCTTCAGTGAGTAGCAGGTTCTCCGGCTGTCATTCAAGAAACTATAAGCATATTTAATGTGTCACAGGACAAGGTTTCAAATTCACAAAACACCTTAATATCTCGATGTATCAATCCCATACTATGTATGTATTCAAGAGCATCAACAACTTCAGCTGCATAGAAACAAGCCTCCTCCTCGGACAAACGGCCTCTCTGCAAAACAGAATCAACTACATTGACATTGAGCAGAGGTTGGACTCGTTGGCCACAGATAATACTTAACTTTGAACGAGACAGCAATTAATAAAATACAGCACATTAACCAAGAGTAATAAACATATTATTCGTTTTCATTTTTGTACATATGAAATCAGATTTTGAAATTTCCGGACCAACTGGAACACAAAGCCAGCTACATTTGATAATCTTGATGATCTTGAAACATTCAGAGGAATAAAAAATATCAATGGAGAAGCAAGACAAAACAATTTCAAGTTCCGTATCAACGTAAATGAGCAACAAACCAGATGTCAAACTAATAATTTTGAACGTTCAATGGTCAGTAAAATATATGACTATGCCTCCTGAGTTTTTTCATTCTTGCACCAGGAAATACAAAATGACAGTAAAAGACCTACCGATATTGAATGTTCAATGGTCAGTAAAATGTATCACTATGCCTCCTGAGTTTTTTCATGATTGCATCAGGAAATAcatgctaattttttttaaagaattcaa containing:
- the LOC140807174 gene encoding 3-phosphoinositide-dependent protein kinase 2-like isoform X2 — translated: MLATNKMEKEFDSKMRIQNSTSSSNKNNNHPPRSKSFAFRAPQENFSIQDFELGKIYGVGSYSKRGRLSEEEACFYAAEVVDALEYIHSMGLIHRDIKPENLLLTEDGHIKIADFGSVKPMQDSRITVLPNAASDDKACTFVGTSAYVPPEVLNPSPATFGNDLWALGCTLYQMLSGASPFKDASEWLIFRRIIARDIRFPNYISAEARDLIDQLLDVDPSKRPGAGPNGYASLKKHPFFKGIDWKNLRTGIPPRLALEPRGQTTRGEDQDSSWNPSHVGDGSAKLNDVSIGTTSVSEAGSITRLASIDSFDSKWQQFLEPGESVLMISMVKKLQKLTNKKVQLILTNKPKLIYVNPAKLVVKGNIIWSDNPNDLSIQITSPSNFKICTPKKVITFEDAKQRALQWKKAIEALQNR
- the LOC140807174 gene encoding 3-phosphoinositide-dependent protein kinase 2-like isoform X1, coding for MLATNKMEKEFDSKMRIQNSTSSSNKNNNHPPRSKSFAFRAPQENFSIQDFELGKIYGVGSYSKVVRAKKKDTGNVYALKIMDKKFITKENKTAYVKLERIVLDQLDHPGVVRLFFTFQDTFSLYMAFESCEGGELFDQIMRRGRLSEEEACFYAAEVVDALEYIHSMGLIHRDIKPENLLLTEDGHIKIADFGSVKPMQDSRITVLPNAASDDKACTFVGTSAYVPPEVLNPSPATFGNDLWALGCTLYQMLSGASPFKDASEWLIFRRIIARDIRFPNYISAEARDLIDQLLDVDPSKRPGAGPNGYASLKKHPFFKGIDWKNLRTGIPPRLALEPRGQTTRGEDQDSSWNPSHVGDGSAKLNDVSIGTTSVSEAGSITRLASIDSFDSKWQQFLEPGESVLMISMVKKLQKLTNKKVQLILTNKPKLIYVNPAKLVVKGNIIWSDNPNDLSIQITSPSNFKICTPKKVITFEDAKQRALQWKKAIEALQNR